In Burkholderia contaminans, the following proteins share a genomic window:
- a CDS encoding type B 50S ribosomal protein L31 — MKEGIHPNYREVVFQDMSNGFKFITRSTIQTRENIELDGKTYPLAKIEVSSESHSFYTGQQKIMDTAGRVEKFKNKFGVRASGKAK; from the coding sequence ATGAAAGAAGGCATCCACCCGAACTACCGCGAAGTCGTCTTCCAAGACATGTCGAACGGCTTCAAGTTCATCACGCGCTCGACGATCCAGACGCGCGAAAACATCGAACTCGATGGCAAGACCTACCCGCTCGCCAAGATCGAAGTGTCGTCGGAATCGCACTCGTTCTACACGGGTCAGCAAAAGATCATGGACACGGCAGGCCGTGTCGAGAAGTTCAAGAACAAGTTCGGCGTTCGCGCCAGCGGCAAGGCGAAGTAA
- a CDS encoding ArnT family glycosyltransferase, with product MPDARNRLDRAHPRRPPAHNKSLICMKPVVRLTASATRALPRWLLLTLCFVYAAFGLFGRDPWKNEDAAGFGVMWTMAKGGWHDWLLPNLVGKFITTDGPLGYWLGALSIRGLGPWVDASNASRVDTGILFCVACAFVWYAAYLLGRRAEVQPFKYAFGGEPEPRDYGRTLADGALLVLVACFGLAERGHETTPQLAEFAWIAMLVYGIVRGIDKPMQGALWWGLAMGLVALSGNPVLVVALLAGTAVLWLVTPEMRNLRLPLVGVPLAAAIFALWPLAAFVAAPDDAAWFFNQWIHGSLMRFSGPPTAVLGYAAKNLPLFTWPAWPLAIWAWWSWAGMRRRAHVAIPLSVAVPLVALVILQSQQSNRMYMLLLPPLAVLATFALPTLKRGAINAIDWFAVLSFTILGTFVWLVWLASLTGFPHPLARNLARLVPGYEPHFKILSFICAVIATVCWCFLVRWRISRQPKVLWRSVVLSGAGTTLMWVLLMTLWLPIVNYGRTYRDVAQQIAVHLPSDYECISPVRLGDAQIATFAYFGNMRFDFSGDCDVILRQDRSDFGEPSSMSQYVWRLVWEGRRAADRDERFRLYERIERPKTPVKRRPPRRQPAD from the coding sequence ATGCCGGATGCTCGAAACCGGCTCGACCGCGCGCATCCGCGCCGGCCACCCGCCCATAACAAATCGCTCATCTGCATGAAGCCTGTCGTCCGTCTCACCGCCTCCGCCACGCGCGCGCTACCGCGCTGGCTGCTGCTCACGCTCTGCTTCGTCTACGCCGCGTTCGGCCTGTTCGGCCGCGACCCGTGGAAGAACGAGGACGCGGCGGGCTTTGGCGTGATGTGGACGATGGCCAAGGGCGGCTGGCACGACTGGCTGCTGCCGAACCTGGTCGGCAAGTTCATCACGACCGACGGGCCGCTCGGCTACTGGCTCGGCGCGCTGTCGATCCGCGGCCTCGGCCCGTGGGTCGACGCGAGCAACGCGTCGCGCGTCGATACCGGCATCCTGTTCTGCGTCGCGTGCGCATTCGTCTGGTACGCGGCCTATCTGCTCGGCCGGCGTGCCGAGGTCCAGCCGTTCAAATACGCATTCGGCGGCGAGCCCGAGCCGCGCGACTACGGCCGCACGCTCGCCGATGGCGCGCTGCTGGTGCTCGTCGCCTGCTTCGGCCTCGCGGAGCGCGGGCATGAAACGACGCCGCAGCTTGCGGAGTTCGCGTGGATCGCGATGCTCGTCTACGGGATCGTGCGCGGCATCGACAAGCCGATGCAGGGCGCGCTGTGGTGGGGCCTCGCGATGGGCCTCGTCGCGCTGTCCGGCAATCCGGTGCTGGTCGTCGCCCTGCTCGCCGGCACGGCCGTGCTGTGGCTCGTCACGCCCGAGATGCGCAACCTGCGCCTGCCGCTGGTCGGCGTACCGCTCGCGGCCGCGATCTTCGCGCTGTGGCCGCTGGCCGCGTTCGTCGCGGCACCCGACGACGCCGCATGGTTCTTCAACCAGTGGATCCACGGCAGCCTGATGCGCTTTTCGGGTCCGCCGACCGCCGTGCTCGGCTATGCGGCAAAGAACCTCCCGCTGTTCACGTGGCCCGCATGGCCGCTCGCGATCTGGGCATGGTGGAGCTGGGCCGGCATGCGCCGCCGTGCGCACGTCGCGATTCCGCTGTCGGTCGCCGTGCCGCTCGTCGCGCTCGTGATCCTGCAGAGCCAGCAGTCGAACCGCATGTACATGCTGCTGCTGCCGCCGCTCGCGGTACTCGCGACGTTCGCGCTGCCGACCCTCAAGCGCGGCGCGATCAACGCGATCGACTGGTTCGCGGTGCTGAGCTTCACGATCCTCGGCACCTTCGTGTGGCTCGTGTGGCTCGCCTCGCTCACGGGCTTTCCGCATCCGCTCGCGCGCAACCTCGCCCGCCTCGTGCCCGGCTACGAGCCGCACTTCAAGATCCTGTCGTTCATCTGCGCGGTGATCGCCACCGTGTGCTGGTGCTTCCTCGTGCGCTGGCGCATCTCGCGGCAGCCGAAAGTGCTGTGGCGCAGCGTCGTGCTGTCGGGTGCGGGCACCACGCTGATGTGGGTGCTGCTGATGACGCTGTGGCTGCCGATCGTCAACTACGGCCGGACCTATCGCGACGTCGCGCAGCAGATCGCCGTGCACCTGCCGTCCGACTACGAGTGCATCTCGCCGGTGCGGCTCGGCGACGCGCAGATCGCGACCTTCGCGTATTTCGGCAACATGCGCTTTGACTTTTCCGGCGACTGCGACGTGATCCTGCGCCAGGACCGCTCGGACTTCGGCGAGCCGAGCTCGATGTCGCAATACGTGTGGCGTCTCGTGTGGGAAGGCCGCCGCGCCGCCGACCGTGACGAGCGCTTCCGCCTGTACGAGCGCATCGAACGGCCGAAGACGCCCGTCAAGCGGCGTCCGCCGCGCCGCCAGCCGGCCGATTGA